In Nicotiana tabacum cultivar K326 chromosome 11, ASM71507v2, whole genome shotgun sequence, a single window of DNA contains:
- the LOC107811128 gene encoding cyclin-D4-1: MAAENIYDCVASNLLCTETKSLCFDDLDSLTISQQNIETNSKDLSFNNGIRSEPLIDLPSLSEESFGFMVQREMEFLPKDEYLERLRSGDLDLSVRKEALDWIWKAHMHYEFGELSFCLSINYLDRFLSLYELPRSKTWTVQLLAVACLSLAAKMEEINVPLTVDLQVGDPNFVFEGKTIQRMELLVLSTLKWRMQAYTPCTFIDYFVRKMNGDQIPSRPLISRSMQLILSTIRGIDFLEFSSSEIAAAVAISVSGEIHAIDIDKKMPFFFIHLDKGRVLKCVELIQDLPTATIVTTTTASLVPQSPIGVLEAEACLSYKSGDERTVGSCTTSSHTSPNTKRRKLDTSSLEEGTTEKL, encoded by the exons ATGGCGGCTGAAAACATTTATGATTGTGTAGCCTCAAATCTTTTATGTACAGAAACAAAAAGTCTTTGTTTTGATGATCTTGATTCTTTGACTATAAGTCAACAGAATATTGAAACTAACAGTAAAGACTTGAGCTTTAACAATGGTATTAGATCAGAGCCATTGATTGATTTGCCAAGTTTAAGTGAAGAAAGCTTTGGTTTTATGGTGCAAAGGGAAATGGAGTTTTTGCCTAAAGATGAATATTTGGAGAGATTGAGAAGTGGGGATTTGGATTTGAGTGTGAGAAAAGAGGCTCTTGATTGGATTTGGAAG GCTCATATGCACTATGAATTTGGAGAGCTGAGTTTTTGTTTGTCGATAAATTACTTGGATCGGTTTCTATCTCTGTATGAATTGCCA AGAAGTAAAACTTGGACAGTTCAATTGTTAGCTGTGGCATGTCTATCTCTTGCAGCCAAAATGGAAGAAATTAATGTTCCTTTGACTGTTGATTTACAG GTAGGGGATCCCAACTTTGTATTTGAAGGCAAAACTATACAAAGAATGGAACTTTTGGTACTAAGCACATTGAAGTGGAGAATGCAAGCTTATACACCTTGCACATTCATAGATTATTTTGTGAGAAAGATGAATGGTGATCAAATTCCATCTCGGCCGTTGATTTCTAGATCAATGCAACTGATATTAAGCACAATAAGAG GTATTGATTTCTTGGAATTCAGCTCTTCTGAAATTGCAGCAGCAGTGGCAATATCTGTTTCAGGAGAAATACATGCAATAGACATTGATAAGAAAATGCCTTTCTTCTTCATACACTTGGACAAG GGCAGAGTGCTGAAGTGTGTTGAACTGATTCAAGACTTGCCAACTGCTACTATTGTTACTACTACTACTGCCTCATTAGTACCTCAAAGTCCTATTGGAGTGTTGGAAGCAGAAGCATGCTTGAGCTACAAAAGTGGTGATGAGAGAACAGTTGGATCATGTACTACTTCTTCACATACTAGTCCAAATACTAAAAGGAGAAAACTTGACACATCATCTTTAGAGGAAGGGACAACAGAAAAGTTGTGA